In Isosphaera pallida ATCC 43644, the sequence TCGATCACCTCGACTTGATCGAACGTTCGGCGGCGGTGGGGTTGCGGTACGTCGCCCTGCCGATCCGGCTCGAACCGCTGCGGATTGAGGCCCTGCGACGATTCCAACGCGAACTCTCTCTCGAAAACGCCGGCCCAGTCTTGATCTTCGACTCCGACGGCGCGCGGGTGGGGGCGTTATGGTACTGGCATCGTCGCGCGGGGCGGTTGGTCTCCCTCGATCAGGCTCGATCCGAAGCGATCGCGCTTGGGTTGCGGGACTCGGCGATGATCGCGGCGATCGATGCGATGGTTGAGCGTCCCGAGTTTCAATCTGGCGCGTCAAGCGTCGGTGACGATCCATTGATTCAGGCCGCTAACAGGGACGAGTCGTCGCAGAACTCGGTTGATTTGAACGGCCCCGCCACCCTTACGGTGATTCCCAGCCGAACGGAACGCCCCGCCAGTCTGGGAGCGGATTATTGGGCCTGGGTAGGATTGGCAGTGTGCCTGGTCACGCTGCCGTTGGTGTACCTGACGCTCTCCTGGATCACCCGAATCCGATTGGCGATCCGTTCTCGTCTGCGTTTGCGTCGGGCGGCGCATCGGGAAACCGCGGCGCGGTCCTCGGGCAAAGTGGCGCGGCGTGGTCCGATGTCCTCCTCGCTTTGGTCCGCGACGCGGCTTCGTCGTCGGGAAACGGCCACCCCGCCGGCCAATCGCTCGGTTTCGGAGCGCTGAGCCTCATCCGCTCGCGGCGGGTGGGATGCTCAAACTCGACCTGCCAGGAGTGCAAGGCAATTCGTCCGTACCCATCGGCAGCCCTCAACGCACGCGAAGCCCCATACTTGACATCTCCGGCGATCGGCCAGCCCCGCGACGCCGTTTGCGCTCGAAGTTGATGGAACCGTCCCGTAACTGGCTCCAGAAGAATCAAAAGATAACGCTGCCAACGTTCTAACACCATGTAACTTGATATGGCTTGACGTGTCCCGGATTCGGCGTGACCCCGAGATTCCCCGAGAACGCTAGACCGATTCGAGTCCGAAAGTTTGAGAAGATAATCCTCCAGGATCCCGCTCTCCTCGAAGCGGAACGAGGCGTTGGGAGAGGATTCCAGCACCGCGACATAGCGCTTGCGGATCGTGCCAGCGCGGAACTGTTGAGCGAGCCGTGCCGCGGCTTTGCCGGTGCGCGCTAAGATCACGAGACCAGAAACCGGACGATCGAGCCGATGGGTCAGACCGACGAAGACCCCTCCCGGCTTGTTGTATCGGCGCTTCAGGTCGTCCCGTGCCCAGGTGGTCAGGTCAGGATCACCGGTGCGGTCGCCCTGGGAGAGCAAACCGGCCGGTTTGGAGACGACAAGCAGATGGTTGTCTTCGTAAAGGCGGAGCGGTTCGATCACGGGGTGAAGCGGTCGTCGGCCAAAGGGTTGAATCCGGGGCGTTTGCGACGGGGTTGGGGACGTCGGCGGCGCGGTTGGGGGAGGGATGGCGGTGACAGCTCGTCGTGATCCCCGCCCCGCGTTTCGCTTGGTTGGGACGGCGGGCCCAAGGTAAAGCTGCGGCCGCGTTCGAGCGATTCGACGAAGGCGGTGATTCGTTTAACCAGGATCGTGGCGTAAGATCCCCGCGGCAGATCGAATTGGAGGATCAGTTTGGAACGTCGCGGATAAAGCTCGTCGGGCTGACTCTCGAAACGAACCCGCTCAGGACGGATGAGGGCAGGGCGGTCCCCTTTGGACAGGAACAAATCCTTGAGGTGCCGCACCCGCAGATCGTCCCAGGTTAGGCCGAAAGGGTCCAGAGCCCGGGCGAAGTGGCCGGCCCATTCGCCCACCGGTTTAGGGTTGCGAGCGCTGGGGAGGGGAACGCGAAGGTGGTTCAGCGTCTCGGCGTGGAATGGGTCAAGGTGGTGGGGGATTGGCAGCGGGCCGAGTTTAAACGGAATTTCCAAACGCCGCGTCTCTGGCAGGTGGTGACGGATCCAGCTTGCCAACGCGAGGTTCCAAATATGACTTTGAAACGCCGAGAAGGCGATCGAGCGATCATCATACCGGAGACGGGCGAAAGCGCCCCGGAAATCCTCCGGGTGATCGACCAGGTAGGTGACCAAGCTGCGGGCGTGACCGCGTGGGAGGGCTGCCTTGGCAGCAAGCCAGTCACCCCAATGAGCGCGAAGGAGTTCTTTCTCATGGCGCGCGTGGGGACGATCAAGCGGGTTGGCCTGGGCGATCGCCAGCCACAAGGCGCGGGCGTGATCCCCCTTGAGCCATGAGGCGGCCTGAAATTCGCCTGTGAATCCGACCGAGCCAAACCGCTGGTCGTCGAAATAGTTGGGCAGGCCGTCGCGCTCCAGCGACTCCAGGCCGCGCTTCGCTCGCTCAAGAGCGTCGCGATCAAGGTCGCGCAAAACCAGACTAAAACGATTACCCGCGAAGTCGCGGGGACCGTAGGGACGACTCATGGTCCCTACCGGCACCAATTCGAGCCGGGATTGCCGCAGCCGCCGCCACGGCCCCCGCCGAATGGTGAGGTACTGAATGGTTCGGGCGTGCCGATCCTTCAGACCGCCTACCGAGAGGCTTGCCCTCGGCAGGTTCCAGCGCCGCCGAATCGCTTCCAGAGCTTCGGGGGTGCCCAAACCGATCTTAGTGAGTCGGTAAAGCACAAACTCGCCGCGAGCGATAGGCTGGTCAGAAGAAGTCTGACCAAGGCTGGATTCCGAACCGCTTGAAACACCCTGGGCCTGGGAATCATCACAATCGAGATCACTCGTTGGCAGGGCGCGCGGATCGGTCAAGGGAATCAAGAGGCGTTCTTCGACGAGGAAATCCTCGGGGAGACGCTTGAGCTTCACGAACCGCCACCACCACTGCCGCCGCCACCGCCACCAATGCCCACCTGACTCCACACGCCGTCGTCGAGCGTCTGCACGTTGTCGCCCCAGACGCCGTTGTTGCTACCGCCGAAGGTTTGAATGGAACCAATCACGGCCAGTAGGATGAGAAGAAGCATCACGGCGTATTCAATGGAGGTGGCTGCCTCCTCTTGGTGGTGGAGCCTCCGAAACTGGTCTTGGAGTCTCATATAAATAAACCTCCTCGCGTTGAAGGACCGAGGAATCGCCATCCAAAACGAGACTACCCGCCAGCGTCGGGAACCGGCATTGTCTCCAAGTTTAATTATGGTATCGGTCGCCTCTCCTGTCAACGGTGTTGAAACGATCTTTTTTTGCGGATCTCGGGCGTTTGTTTGGTTTTAAGGGCAACGACCGTTAAAGGCAACGACCGTTGGCGGCTAAGGTCGTTGGAATCCAGATTGGCTGAATGAGCAAGGTTTTGTGTGGAGAGAATTGGCATCCCGGCAATGGGACGCGGAAACGTCGGTGGAAGACGGACGCGACGGCCACCACCATGATCGAGACGCGCTTGGCGTGAACAGTAAAGCGAAGCAAAGCCTTATGCGTCGTCTTGAGGCGGTTTGAGCCTCTTGGACAGACGATGCGATCTCATCCTCACGATCGGTCGAATCAAGCGCGTGTCGAAATGCAACGATCAACGGTGATCGGTCGCTGCCGGTACCCTCTTGATCTCACGCCGTGTGATGGTCAATCATAGGGTGGCGTTTGAGGCCGCGCGCCGGAATGTTCCGGCAGCCAAGCGTCGGCGCTTTGATTTCATTCATGCTCCACGGATCGACTCTGATCGATTCGATCCCTCGAAGCGCCGGAGGGTAGGTGGCGGCGGACGTCAAGTGGCTCGCTTGAATCCAAGCCGGCGGAGCGATCGAAAGGGCACCCGTTCGCATTTCCGGCTTGCTAAGCGGGATCATCCCGCCTTGGCGCGGGGTGATCGCTTGGGAGTCCGGGGTGATCCGCGGTGGAGGTCCCAAGGTCATCCCATGATTCGAGGGAGGAAACGGGATGGGACCGTTCATGCTCGTCCCGACGTGTGCCTATCTTCAATGGACGATTTCTTTCTAAGAAAGCCCCCCGCGATGGATGAATCTCCCCGTCTTCGGCCTCTCAGCCGTGCTGAGGCGCGAAATCTCGATTTGCGGGCTGTGCGTGAGCTCGGCCTGCCGACACTCGTGCTTATGGAAAACGCGGGTCGCAGCGCGGCTCGCTGGTTCCTTGAAGATTGGCTCTCCCAGGGCAAGGGAAACCTCACCGATCATAAGGTGCTGATTCTGTGCGGTCCCGGCAGCAACGGCGGCGATGGCGGCGTGATGGCCCGCTGGCTTGACTTGGCCGGTGTTCTCGTTCGGGTCGCCTGGGTCTCCGGCCCGGTTCCCCGTCTGCCGGCCGGCGACGCGGCCATTCAGCGGGACGCTCTGGCCAAAGCGGGATTCGATCAGCAGGACTGGGTCCTGCCCGAGGACAACGCCAAGCTCGCCAAGTCCCTCTCCTGGTGTACCTGGGTTGTAGACGCCTTGCTCGGTACCGGCTTGACCCGACCCATCGACGGCGCGTTCCGCACCGCTGTGGAGATGATCAACGACTCCGGCAAACCGGTTTACGCCCTCGACCTGCCTTCCGGCTTGGACGCCGATACCGGTGAACCCCTAGGTGTGGCGCTGCGAGCCACCGCCACCGCCACCTTCGTCGCTCCCAAACTCGCTTGTCAATATAAAGAAGCCGAGGAGTATCTCGGCGAAGTAGCCGTCCTTCCAATCGGACTTCCCTACGCTCTTCTCGAAGACTACATCGAAGAGGACTGATCGATCGGAAGTCACGCAATTTCCATCCTGGTCGTTCTCAACACGCTTAAATCAAAGGCTTGCATCACAGAACCGAATCAGACTCCTTATTCGTTTGATTCGGTTCGTCTCGCATCCATTCCAATCGTTGCGAACTCACCATTGAATCAATTTGATTAACAAACATTTGTCTCAATTACTTCAATCAACTCTGTGATGACTCGCTACAATACGATACGGTCGGGCGGCGAGGAAAGAATCTCGCGCGACCGACCGTACTGATTCTAAACCGATTCACCTATCAAGCTAAGATATGCTTGACGTTCGTTTAGTGACGGATTGACGTTGCCAATCAATAACCCTGAGGGGCAGGGGGAACCGTCTTGCTCGGCATAGCTGGCATTCCGACCGGCATAGGCATCGCCTTGGCCGGAGCCGCAGGAGCAACGGCTTGCGGCATCGCCTTGGCCGGAGCCGCAGGAGCAACGGCTTGCGGCATCGCCTTGGCCGGAGCCGCAGGAGCAACGGCTTGCGGCATCGCCTTGGCCGGAGCCGCAGGAGCAACGGCTTGCGGCATCGCCTTGGCCGGAGCCGCAGGAGCAACGGCTTGCGGCATCGCCTTGGCCGGAGCCGCGGGAGCAACAGCTTGCGGCATCGCCTTGGCCGGAGCCGCGGGAGCAACAGCTTGCGGCATCGCCTTGGCCGGAGCCGCGGGAGCAACAGCTTGCGGCATCGCCTTGGCCGGAGCCGCAGGAGCAACAGCTTGCGGCATCGCCTTAGCCGGAGACTGCATTTCCTGAGCCGAGGCCGAAGCGGCGCTAATCACCAACGCTAAACCACCGGCCATCATCATCCGCATCAGCATGGAGACGTCTCCTGTCAATTTGTCGAAGCAAAACGCCGGCGCTCGGTCAGAGGCGCAACTCGCATTGTTGATTCGCCTTAGATTCGCCCTCAAGGAATCAACCGTTTTGAGCCATCACGTCGCCGAGCCCATCCCAAATGAGAAACCCCACTGTTCTCATTTGGGATCGCTAGTGTTAAAATGCGGGATACTGGCAAGAGAGTCAAAGTCACTCGACGATTTTTTGGAAAATTTCACGCGGGGTCATTGAGTTGCTGGAGGAGCCAGTGGGTGAGGGTGTGGCCGACTTGGGCGAGGGAGACGGCGGAACATCGTTGGGGGAGATCGGCGGCGGTGTGCCAGGCGGGGTCGCGGATGTCGATAAGGAGTGCGGCGGGGATGCCCGCGGCTAGGAGAGGCAGATGATCGTCGAAGACGGCCGGGCCGATTCGGGGTTGGAAGCCGTGTGCGCCGACGGCGGCGGCGGCTTGGAACAAGTCGTGGGTCAGTTGCGGGGCGTGGATCCAACCGTGGGGTTCGATGAGGATGGTCAAGTCAGGGGCGGCCACGATGTCGATCACCACGGCGGCGGCGTAGGCCGCGAGTCGTTGGGGAGATTGATGGGCGACGAAGTGCCGCGATCCCAGACAATATACCCCTCGCTCGCCCACCACACGTTCCTCGGCGTCGAAGAAGACCAGATCAACGCCTAGCGGGATGGTGGCCTGGGCCAGCCATCCCTCGAGGTGGCGGGCCAGTTCCAGCAACAGCGCCACGCCCGAGCCGCCATCGTTGGCCCCGAGATAGCCTTGAGCGCGTCGCGCGGGATCGGGTTCGAGGTCGGGGAAAGGTCGGGTATCGGCATGGGTACCGATGAGGAGGCGTTGGCGAGTCCGGGGTTTCCACGAGGCGATGAGATTGGCCGCCTCCAGGAGTTGTCCGTCGAGTGGATCTCTCAGTCGGAACGGCTGTTCGCTGAGGGTAGCTCCATATGACTCCAACCGCCGCGCGATCCAGCGGCGCTGGGCGTGGGACGGTTCCGACCCGGCGGGCCGGGGGCCGAAGCGCCGGCAGAGTTCAACGAGGTCGGCCAGGGCCGCCTCGCCGTCGAAAGAGGGGTGAAGCAGCGACCGATTCGCTTCCGGGGAACAACCCATTCGGCTGAACTCGCTTGGAGTTAGACGGATCAGATCAGATCGAATTTCAAATTTTGACACCTTCATAACCTTGAAACAAGCGGCTGACGCTCTCGCGGCGGTGGATCGAGCCGATCGCCTCGGCAAACATCGGAGCCACCGAGACGATCACGCAGTTGGACGGGATCACCGAAGGGTCGCGTTGGGCGATCGTGTCGGTGATGACGAGTTCCTTGATCGGGCTTTTCTGAACCCGTTCGGCAGTGCCGGCCGCGAAGACGCCATGAGTGACACAAGCGTAAATCTCCTTGGCCCCGCGCGCCTTGCAGGCGTGAGCCATTTCGATGAGGGTCCCGCCGGAGATGGTGAAGTCGTCCACGATCACCACGTTCTTGCCCTCGACCGACCCGATGAACTCGAAAATCTCCGCACGTTCGGTATGGTCGCGGCGAGTCTTATTGCCAATAACAAGCCCGGTGTTGAGCATTTGAGCAAATTTATATGCTTGCTTGGCGAAACCAACGTCGGGCGAGGCGACCACGAGGTCGGGGATGGCTTTGCGGGCAAAATGTTCGACTAGGACGGGCATGGCCAACAGATGATCGACCGGCACCTTAAAGAAGCCTTGGATTTGCGGGCTGTGCAGGTCCATTGTCAGCACCCGGTCGGCCCCGGCCGCTTCGATCGCGTCAGCGCAGACCCGCGCGCGGATCGAGACCCGCGGTTCGTCCTTCTTATCCCCTTTGGCGTAGGAGAAGTAGGGAATCACTGCGGTGACCTGGGTGGCGCTGGCGCGTTTGAAGGCGTCGATCCAGAAGAGCAGTTCCATGAAGTTGTCGTTGACGGGATGTTCGGTTCCCTGAACGAT encodes:
- a CDS encoding M28 family peptidase — protein: MGCSPEANRSLLHPSFDGEAALADLVELCRRFGPRPAGSEPSHAQRRWIARRLESYGATLSEQPFRLRDPLDGQLLEAANLIASWKPRTRQRLLIGTHADTRPFPDLEPDPARRAQGYLGANDGGSGVALLLELARHLEGWLAQATIPLGVDLVFFDAEERVVGERGVYCLGSRHFVAHQSPQRLAAYAAAVVIDIVAAPDLTILIEPHGWIHAPQLTHDLFQAAAAVGAHGFQPRIGPAVFDDHLPLLAAGIPAALLIDIRDPAWHTAADLPQRCSAVSLAQVGHTLTHWLLQQLNDPA
- a CDS encoding ribose-phosphate diphosphokinase, coding for MSNQVASQPPFPIPNPSKGGEKVFDPFGELKIFAGKASHDLALRIARYLGVELARSETILFSDGNVFVRILENVRGRDVYIVQGTEHPVNDNFMELLFWIDAFKRASATQVTAVIPYFSYAKGDKKDEPRVSIRARVCADAIEAAGADRVLTMDLHSPQIQGFFKVPVDHLLAMPVLVEHFARKAIPDLVVASPDVGFAKQAYKFAQMLNTGLVIGNKTRRDHTERAEIFEFIGSVEGKNVVIVDDFTISGGTLIEMAHACKARGAKEIYACVTHGVFAAGTAERVQKSPIKELVITDTIAQRDPSVIPSNCVIVSVAPMFAEAIGSIHRRESVSRLFQGYEGVKI
- a CDS encoding Flp family type IVb pilin — protein: MRLQDQFRRLHHQEEAATSIEYAVMLLLILLAVIGSIQTFGGSNNGVWGDNVQTLDDGVWSQVGIGGGGGGSGGGGS
- the truD gene encoding tRNA pseudouridine(13) synthase TruD encodes the protein MKLKRLPEDFLVEERLLIPLTDPRALPTSDLDCDDSQAQGVSSGSESSLGQTSSDQPIARGEFVLYRLTKIGLGTPEALEAIRRRWNLPRASLSVGGLKDRHARTIQYLTIRRGPWRRLRQSRLELVPVGTMSRPYGPRDFAGNRFSLVLRDLDRDALERAKRGLESLERDGLPNYFDDQRFGSVGFTGEFQAASWLKGDHARALWLAIAQANPLDRPHARHEKELLRAHWGDWLAAKAALPRGHARSLVTYLVDHPEDFRGAFARLRYDDRSIAFSAFQSHIWNLALASWIRHHLPETRRLEIPFKLGPLPIPHHLDPFHAETLNHLRVPLPSARNPKPVGEWAGHFARALDPFGLTWDDLRVRHLKDLFLSKGDRPALIRPERVRFESQPDELYPRRSKLILQFDLPRGSYATILVKRITAFVESLERGRSFTLGPPSQPSETRGGDHDELSPPSLPQPRRRRPQPRRKRPGFNPLADDRFTP
- a CDS encoding NAD(P)H-hydrate epimerase, with the translated sequence MDESPRLRPLSRAEARNLDLRAVRELGLPTLVLMENAGRSAARWFLEDWLSQGKGNLTDHKVLILCGPGSNGGDGGVMARWLDLAGVLVRVAWVSGPVPRLPAGDAAIQRDALAKAGFDQQDWVLPEDNAKLAKSLSWCTWVVDALLGTGLTRPIDGAFRTAVEMINDSGKPVYALDLPSGLDADTGEPLGVALRATATATFVAPKLACQYKEAEEYLGEVAVLPIGLPYALLEDYIEED